One segment of Phragmites australis chromosome 13, lpPhrAust1.1, whole genome shotgun sequence DNA contains the following:
- the LOC133889223 gene encoding putative cis-zeatin O-glucosyltransferase translates to MDQSVAVVAVPFPAQGHLNQLLHLSLQLASRGLPVHYAAPAEHVRQARARVHDWGDDALRRIQFHELAISEYASPPPDPAADSPFPCHLMSMWEAFIADAPAPLAALLGEISASNRRVVVLYDIMNAFAAEEATRLPNGEGFGFHCTAASSIVGRMDGGTQLLRNKHGLDYLPVHAFVPEEFLEFVGNRARAPQTIPSSAGILMNTCRALEGEFIDLVAEQLAAAGKKVFSIGPLNPLLDASAPEQGKERHECLDWLDKQPPASVLYVSFGSMSSLRGEQVAELAAALRDSNQRFIWVLRDADRSNVFADSGESRHSTFLSEFTKETEGTGLVITGWAPQLEILAHGATAAFMSHCGWNSTMESMSHGKPILAWPMHSDQPWDAELLCKYLKVGFLVRPCEKHSEVIPAETIREVIKKMMVSDEGLVVRRRAMALGEAVRASTAEGGSSRKDLEEFIAHITM, encoded by the coding sequence ATGGACCAGTCAGTCGCCGTCGTGGCGGTGCCGTTCCCGGCGCAGGGCCACCTGAACCAGCTGCTGCACCTGTCGCTGCAGCTCGCCTCGCGCGGGCTGCCCGTGCACTACGCGGCGCCCGCGGAGCACGTCCGCCAGGCCCGCGCGCGCGTGCACGACTGGGGCGACGACGCCCTCCGCCGCATCCAGTTCCACGAGCTCGCCATCTCCGAGTACGCCTCCCCGCCTCCCGACCCCGCCGCCGACTCGCCCTTCCCCTGCCACCTCATGTCCATGTGGGAGGCCTTCATCGCCGACGCGCCCGCCCCGCTCGCGGCGCTCCTCGGCGAGATCTCCGCCTCCAACCGCCGCGTTGTCGTCCTGTACGACATCATGAACGCCTTCGCCGCCGAAGAGGCCACGCGGCTGCCCAACGGCGAGGGGTTCGGGTTTCACTGCACCGCCGCGTCGTCCATCGTCGGGAGGATGGACGGTGGGACCCAGCTCCTACGTAACAAGCACGGCCTCGACTACCTCCCCGTCCACGCCTTCGTGCCGGAGGAGTTTCTGGAGTTCGTCGGCAATCGGGCGAGAGCCCCGCAGACCATTCCGTCCAGCGCCGGCATCCTCATGAACACGTGCCGCGCGCTCGAGGGTGAGTTCATCGACTTAGTAGCAGAGCAACTGGCCGCCGCTGGCAAGAAGGTCTTCTCTATCGGCCCGTTGAACCCACTGCTCGACGCGAGCGCGCCCGAGCAGGGCAAAGAGCGGCACGAGTGCCTAGACTGGCTCGACAAGCAGCCACCGGCATCCGTGCTCTACGTGTCGTTCGGCTCGATGTCCTCTCTGCGAGGCGAGCAGGTCGCCGAGCTCGCTGCGGCGCTGCGCGACAGCAACCAGCGGTTCATCTGGGTGCTGCGCGACGCCGACCGCAGCAACGTATTCGCGGACAGCGGCGAGAGCCGGCACTCGACGTTCCTGTCCGAGTTCACCAAAGAAACTGAGGGAACAGGTTTGGTGATCACAGGGTGGGCGCCGCAGCTGGAGATCCTGGCGCACGGCGCCACGGCGGCGTTCATGAGCCACTGCGGCTGGAACTCGACCATGGAGAGCATGAGCCACGGGAAACCCATCCTCGCGTGGCCCATGCACTCCGACCAGCCCTGGGACGCTGAGCTGTTGTGCAAGTACCTCAAGGTCGGCTTCCTGGTGAGGCCATGTGAGAAGCACAGCGAGGTGATACCGGCGGAGACCATACGGGAGGTGATCAAGAAGATGATGGTCTCCGACGAAGGGCTCGTGGTGCGACGGCGTGCAATGGCGCTCGGCGAGGCCGTCCGTGCGTCCACGGCTGAAGGCGGGTCATCTCGCAAGGACCTCGAGGAGTTCATTGCTCACATTACAAT